A genomic segment from Aquipuribacter hungaricus encodes:
- the pgsA gene encoding phosphatidylinositol phosphate synthase codes for MLARRLRGTVRLLLAAPARALVAVGIGPNAVTVAGTLGVVVSALVFWPAGRLEAGAWLIFLFAMFDSLDGTVARLSGKSTLWGSFLDSTLDRVADASIFGALAVYFHLEGDTLGTVLSVAVVGAGALVPYARAKAESVGVVADNGIAERGDRLALGIFATWSTQALGVPVVVLHVVLGLLLAASLVTTVQRGARVHRAVGRTPVPDAEPVADPAAR; via the coding sequence GTGCTAGCCCGGCGCCTGCGCGGCACGGTGCGGCTGCTGCTCGCCGCGCCCGCCCGTGCCCTCGTGGCCGTGGGCATCGGGCCGAACGCGGTGACGGTGGCCGGGACGCTCGGCGTCGTCGTCAGCGCGCTCGTCTTCTGGCCCGCCGGCCGGCTCGAGGCGGGCGCCTGGCTGATCTTCCTGTTCGCCATGTTCGACTCCCTCGACGGGACCGTCGCGCGGCTGTCGGGCAAGTCGACGCTGTGGGGCTCGTTCCTGGACTCCACGCTCGACCGCGTCGCCGACGCCAGCATCTTCGGTGCGCTCGCCGTGTACTTCCACCTGGAGGGCGACACGCTCGGCACGGTGCTGTCGGTCGCGGTGGTCGGTGCCGGGGCGCTCGTCCCGTACGCCCGCGCCAAGGCCGAGAGCGTCGGCGTCGTCGCGGACAACGGCATCGCCGAGCGCGGGGACCGTCTGGCGCTCGGCATCTTCGCCACCTGGTCCACCCAGGCCCTCGGGGTGCCGGTGGTCGTGCTCCACGTCGTCCTCGGCCTGCTGCTCGCCGCCAGCCTCGTCACCACCGTGCAGCGCGGCGCCCGGGTCCACCGCGCCGTCGGCCGCACGCCCGTGCCGGACGCCGAGCCGGTCGCGGACCCCGCCGCCCGGTGA
- a CDS encoding HIT family protein, which translates to MTGVPDAFQRLWTPHRWAYLSGQDKPADDSEGECPFCRVPGLPDEEGLVVARGEHAFVVLNLYPYNPGHLLVCPYRHVADYTDLTEDEVAEVASLTRSAMRVLRHVSHPHGFNLGMNQGPVAGAGVAAHLHQHVVPRWGGDSNFLPVVARTKAVPVLLSETRGLLADAWEQAC; encoded by the coding sequence ATGACCGGGGTGCCGGACGCCTTCCAGCGGCTGTGGACCCCGCACCGCTGGGCGTACCTGTCCGGGCAGGACAAGCCCGCCGACGACTCCGAGGGCGAGTGCCCGTTCTGCCGGGTGCCCGGCCTGCCCGACGAGGAGGGCCTCGTCGTCGCGCGCGGGGAGCACGCGTTCGTCGTGCTCAACCTGTACCCGTACAACCCGGGCCACCTGCTCGTCTGCCCGTACCGCCACGTCGCCGACTACACGGACCTCACCGAGGACGAGGTGGCCGAGGTCGCCTCGCTCACCCGGTCCGCGATGCGCGTGCTGCGCCACGTCTCGCACCCGCACGGCTTCAACCTCGGCATGAACCAGGGACCGGTGGCCGGGGCCGGGGTCGCGGCCCACCTGCACCAGCACGTCGTCCCGCGCTGGGGCGGGGACTCCAACTTCCTGCCGGTCGTCGCGCGCACCAAGGCGGTGCCGGTGCTGCTGTCGGAGACCCGCGGGCTGCTCGCGGACGCGTGGGAGCAGGCGTGCTAG
- the thrS gene encoding threonine--tRNA ligase: MTETVPAPDQSTPPEAPTGPTVTVTVDGAEVQVAAGAPASEALEAAGVLARDTVVARVDGVLRDLDSPLAGGEAVEAVSSSSDEGLAVLRHSAAHVLAQAVQQLRPDARLGIGPPVRDGFYYDFDVDVPFTPDDVKALEKGMQRIVKEGQTFRRRVVTEDEARAELAGEPYKLELIGLKGPDAAGAAEGADAEVGGAELTIYDNVRRGGEVAWKDLCRGPHVPSTRMLANGWKLMRTAAAYWRGSSTNPQLQRVYGTAWPTKEELTAYTERLAEAERRDHRRLGTELDLFSFPDEIGSGLAVFHPKGGIVRREMEDYSRRRHEEAGYDFVYSPHITKAQLFETSGHLDWYADGMYPPMHLDEERGADGQVRRQGQDYYLKPMNCPMHDLIFRSRGRSYRELPLRMFEFGTVYRYEKSGVVHGMTRARGFTQDDAHIFCTREQMKDELTDLLTFVLGLLGDYGLDDFYLELSTRNPDKSVGDDDTWEEATRTLQEVAEASGLHLVPDPGGAAFYGPKISVQARDAIGRTWQMSTIQLDFNLPERFELEYQAADGTRQRPVMIHRALFGSIERFFAVLTEHYAGAFPPWLAPVQVVGIPVTDEHVPHLQHVAGLLRAQGVRVQVDVSDDRMPKKIRTHTKQKVPFQLIAGDDDVAVGAVSFRYRDGRQDNAVPVEEAVARIVQAVRDRVQV, from the coding sequence ATGACCGAGACCGTCCCCGCACCGGACCAGAGCACCCCGCCCGAGGCCCCCACCGGCCCCACGGTGACGGTGACGGTCGACGGCGCCGAGGTGCAGGTCGCCGCGGGGGCCCCGGCCTCGGAGGCGCTCGAGGCCGCCGGCGTCCTGGCCCGCGACACCGTGGTCGCCCGGGTGGACGGCGTCCTGCGCGACCTGGACTCCCCGCTGGCCGGCGGCGAGGCCGTCGAGGCCGTGTCCTCGTCCTCCGACGAGGGCCTGGCCGTGCTGCGCCACTCCGCCGCCCACGTCCTGGCCCAGGCGGTCCAGCAGCTGCGCCCCGACGCCCGGCTCGGCATCGGCCCGCCCGTGCGTGACGGCTTCTACTACGACTTCGACGTCGACGTGCCGTTCACCCCGGACGACGTCAAGGCGCTGGAGAAGGGGATGCAGCGCATCGTCAAGGAGGGCCAGACCTTCCGGCGCCGCGTCGTCACCGAGGACGAGGCGCGCGCCGAGCTCGCCGGCGAGCCGTACAAGCTCGAGCTCATCGGTCTCAAGGGCCCCGACGCCGCGGGTGCGGCCGAGGGCGCCGACGCCGAGGTGGGCGGCGCCGAGCTGACCATCTACGACAACGTCCGCCGAGGCGGCGAGGTCGCCTGGAAGGACCTGTGCCGCGGGCCCCACGTGCCGAGCACCCGGATGCTGGCCAACGGCTGGAAGCTCATGCGCACGGCCGCCGCCTACTGGCGCGGCTCCTCGACGAACCCCCAGCTGCAGCGCGTCTACGGGACCGCGTGGCCGACCAAGGAGGAGCTCACCGCCTACACCGAGCGGCTCGCCGAGGCCGAGCGCCGCGACCACCGCCGCCTCGGCACCGAGCTCGACCTGTTCAGCTTCCCCGACGAGATCGGGTCGGGCCTGGCGGTCTTCCACCCCAAGGGCGGCATCGTCCGGCGCGAGATGGAGGACTACTCCCGGCGCCGGCACGAGGAGGCGGGCTACGACTTCGTCTACTCCCCGCACATCACCAAGGCCCAGCTGTTCGAGACCTCGGGCCACCTGGACTGGTACGCCGACGGCATGTACCCGCCCATGCACCTGGACGAGGAGCGCGGCGCGGACGGGCAGGTCCGTCGGCAGGGGCAGGACTACTACCTCAAGCCGATGAACTGCCCGATGCACGACCTCATCTTCCGCAGCCGGGGCCGGTCCTACCGCGAGCTGCCGCTGCGGATGTTCGAGTTCGGCACGGTCTACCGGTACGAGAAGTCTGGCGTGGTCCACGGCATGACCCGGGCCCGCGGCTTCACCCAGGACGACGCCCACATCTTCTGCACCCGTGAGCAGATGAAGGACGAGCTCACCGACCTGCTCACCTTCGTCCTGGGCCTGCTGGGGGACTACGGCCTCGACGACTTCTACCTCGAGCTGTCGACCCGCAACCCGGACAAGTCCGTCGGCGACGACGACACCTGGGAGGAGGCGACCCGGACCCTGCAGGAGGTGGCCGAGGCCTCGGGCCTGCACCTGGTGCCCGACCCCGGCGGCGCCGCGTTCTACGGGCCCAAGATCTCCGTCCAGGCCCGCGACGCCATCGGGCGCACCTGGCAGATGTCGACCATCCAGCTGGACTTCAACCTGCCCGAGCGCTTCGAGCTGGAGTACCAGGCGGCCGACGGCACCCGGCAGCGCCCCGTGATGATCCACCGCGCGCTGTTCGGCTCGATCGAGCGGTTCTTCGCCGTGCTCACCGAGCACTACGCCGGGGCCTTCCCCCCGTGGCTGGCCCCCGTCCAGGTGGTCGGCATCCCCGTCACCGACGAGCACGTGCCGCACCTGCAGCACGTCGCCGGGCTGCTGCGGGCGCAGGGGGTCCGGGTCCAGGTCGACGTCTCCGACGACCGGATGCCGAAGAAGATCCGCACCCACACCAAGCAGAAGGTGCCGTTCCAGCTGATCGCCGGCGACGACGACGTGGCCGTGGGCGCGGTGTCGTTCCGCTACCGCGACGGCCGCCAGGACAACGCCGTGCCCGTCGAGGAGGCGGTGGCCCGCATCGTCCAGGCGGTGCGCGACCGCGTGCAGGTGTGA
- a CDS encoding amidase family protein has translation MTRPATRRLGTAAAALLTTAALSGGVLTVDTSALPALVATAPRAPALAAVDLETATAADLSALLATRRVTSRQLVAAYTERIELLNTDGPGINAVRALNPDAVDDARVLDRERSRGVVRGPLHGVPVLLKDNIDVAGMPTTAGSIALEDSYPATDAPLVTALEEAGAVVLGKTNLSEYANFTTAGMPSGYSSLGGQVLNPYDASVTPSGSSSGTGAGIAVGMAPVGIGTETSGSILSPAQANSLAAVKPTVGLVSRTGIIPISATQDTAGPMTTTVTDAALLLDAMVSVDPEDPATAGAAPYVDLDYAAALSDTSLQGARLGLVVPAPTTPPTPLNPLLQAAVDTLTAQGATLVPVTVPGSQAPSILVAEFERDINAYLARLPEEAPMDTLSDIVAFNQGRPEMKFGQTLLVESEAVDLTDPATLAAYEAARTQGLTESRASIDTVLTTNDLDAVVSLSATTGVAARAGYPSVSVPAGYAAANGRPANVTFMGTAFAEETLLSLAYDYEQASLLRRPPSEVNPTLFRCLEPEEERDDSCAP, from the coding sequence GTGACCCGTCCCGCCACCCGCCGGCTCGGCACCGCTGCCGCCGCGCTCCTCACCACCGCCGCCCTGTCCGGCGGCGTCCTCACCGTCGACACCTCGGCCCTGCCCGCGCTCGTCGCGACCGCGCCCCGCGCCCCCGCGCTGGCCGCCGTCGACCTGGAGACCGCCACCGCGGCCGACCTGTCCGCCCTGCTGGCCACCCGCCGCGTCACCAGCCGCCAGCTGGTGGCCGCCTACACCGAGCGGATCGAGCTGCTCAACACCGACGGGCCCGGCATCAACGCCGTCCGCGCGCTCAACCCCGACGCCGTCGACGACGCGAGGGTGCTGGACCGCGAGCGCAGCCGGGGCGTCGTCCGCGGCCCGCTGCACGGGGTGCCCGTCCTCCTCAAGGACAACATCGACGTCGCCGGGATGCCGACGACCGCGGGCTCGATCGCCCTGGAGGACAGCTACCCCGCCACCGACGCGCCGCTGGTCACCGCCCTGGAGGAGGCGGGCGCGGTCGTGCTCGGCAAGACGAACCTCAGCGAGTACGCCAACTTCACCACCGCCGGCATGCCCAGCGGCTACAGCTCCCTCGGCGGGCAGGTGCTCAACCCCTACGACGCGAGCGTCACGCCGTCGGGGTCCAGCTCGGGCACCGGGGCCGGCATCGCCGTGGGGATGGCCCCGGTCGGCATCGGCACCGAGACCTCGGGCTCGATCCTCAGCCCGGCCCAGGCGAACTCGCTCGCGGCGGTCAAGCCGACGGTCGGCCTGGTGAGCCGCACCGGCATCATCCCGATCTCCGCGACCCAGGACACGGCCGGGCCGATGACCACGACGGTCACCGACGCCGCGCTGCTGCTGGACGCCATGGTGTCGGTGGACCCCGAGGACCCCGCGACCGCGGGCGCCGCGCCGTACGTCGACCTCGACTACGCCGCCGCACTGTCCGACACCTCGCTGCAGGGCGCGCGCCTCGGGCTGGTCGTCCCCGCGCCGACGACCCCGCCCACCCCGCTCAACCCGCTGCTTCAGGCGGCGGTCGACACCCTCACCGCCCAGGGCGCGACGCTCGTGCCCGTCACGGTGCCGGGCAGCCAGGCCCCCTCGATCCTCGTCGCGGAGTTCGAGCGCGACATCAACGCCTACCTGGCGCGGCTGCCCGAGGAGGCGCCGATGGACACCCTCAGCGACATCGTCGCCTTCAACCAGGGCCGGCCGGAGATGAAGTTCGGCCAGACGCTGCTGGTGGAGTCCGAGGCGGTCGACCTCACGGACCCGGCCACCCTCGCGGCCTACGAGGCGGCCCGCACCCAGGGGCTGACCGAGAGCCGCGCGAGCATCGACACGGTCCTGACCACCAACGACCTCGACGCCGTCGTGTCGCTGTCGGCCACCACCGGCGTGGCCGCCCGCGCCGGCTACCCGAGCGTGTCGGTGCCCGCGGGCTACGCCGCGGCGAACGGCCGGCCGGCCAACGTCACGTTCATGGGCACCGCCTTCGCCGAGGAGACGCTGCTGAGCCTGGCCTACGACTACGAGCAGGCCAGCCTGCTGCGCCGCCCGCCGTCCGAGGTCAACCCCACCCTGTTCCGCTGCCTCGAGCCCGAGGAGGAGCGCGACGACAGCTGCGCGCCCTGA
- the recQ gene encoding DNA helicase RecQ, translating to MPTDLAPAADVDEALEALRRVWGYDEFRPGQREVVEHLVGGGDALVLMPTGGGKSLCYQVPALVREGTAVVVSPLIALMQDQVDALRTAGVRAGFLNSTLLPHERQEVEDAFVSGDLDLLYLAPEALRGQGAQRLLDRGRVSLFAIDEAHCVAQWGHDFRPDYLALSVLHERWPDVPRIALTATATTQTREEIVRRLDLGSARQFVASFDRPNIRYRVVPKAEPKTQLLELLRTEHPGDAGIVYCLSRASVEKVADQLVAAGITALPYHAGLDASVRLRNQQRFLREEGVVMVATIAFGMGIDKPDVRFVAHLDLPKSVEGYYQETGRAGRDGLPATAWLAYGLNDVVQQRRMIDTSDGDLARRRALGAHLDAMLALCETATCRRVQLLAYFDEESAPCGNCDTCLEPPETWDGTVAAQKLLSTVLRLQRERGQAFGAGQSVDILLGKTTPKVTQQGHDGLSTFGIGTELTDAGWRGVVRQLLAQGLLAVQGEYGVLALTEGSGQVLRGERQVLLRREQPRPASRSRRSASAAADLPAEVQTVFERLRAWRAAAAKERGVPAYVIFHDATLRQVALDAPASLAELGRVSGVGETKLATYGEGVLAAVAGDDPA from the coding sequence GTGCCCACCGACCTCGCTCCCGCGGCCGACGTCGACGAGGCCCTGGAGGCCCTGCGCCGGGTCTGGGGCTACGACGAGTTCCGGCCCGGGCAGCGCGAGGTGGTCGAGCACCTGGTCGGGGGCGGTGACGCGCTCGTCCTCATGCCCACCGGCGGCGGCAAGTCGCTCTGCTACCAGGTGCCCGCGCTCGTCCGGGAGGGCACCGCCGTCGTCGTCTCCCCGCTCATCGCCCTCATGCAGGACCAGGTCGACGCGCTGCGGACCGCCGGGGTGCGGGCCGGCTTCCTCAACTCCACCCTGCTGCCGCACGAGCGGCAGGAGGTGGAGGACGCGTTCGTCTCCGGCGACCTCGACCTGCTGTACCTGGCCCCGGAGGCGCTGCGCGGGCAGGGCGCCCAGCGGCTGCTCGACCGCGGCCGGGTCAGCCTGTTCGCCATCGACGAGGCGCACTGCGTCGCCCAGTGGGGCCACGACTTCCGGCCGGACTACCTGGCGCTGTCCGTGCTCCACGAGCGCTGGCCCGACGTGCCGCGCATCGCCCTCACCGCGACCGCGACCACGCAGACCCGGGAGGAGATCGTCCGGCGCCTCGACCTGGGCTCGGCGCGGCAGTTCGTCGCCAGCTTCGACCGGCCGAACATCCGCTACCGGGTGGTGCCCAAGGCCGAGCCGAAGACCCAGCTGCTGGAGCTGCTGCGCACCGAGCACCCCGGCGACGCCGGCATCGTCTACTGCCTGTCGCGGGCGTCGGTGGAGAAGGTCGCCGACCAGCTCGTGGCCGCGGGCATCACGGCGCTGCCGTACCACGCGGGCCTGGACGCGTCGGTCCGGCTGCGGAACCAGCAGCGCTTCCTCCGCGAGGAGGGCGTCGTCATGGTCGCGACCATCGCCTTCGGGATGGGCATCGACAAGCCCGACGTCCGCTTCGTCGCCCACCTCGACCTGCCCAAGTCCGTCGAGGGCTACTACCAGGAGACCGGGCGGGCCGGTCGGGACGGGCTGCCCGCCACGGCCTGGCTGGCGTACGGCCTCAACGACGTCGTCCAGCAGCGGCGCATGATCGACACCTCCGACGGCGACCTGGCCCGGCGCCGCGCGCTCGGCGCCCACCTGGACGCCATGCTCGCCCTCTGCGAGACCGCGACCTGCCGGCGGGTCCAGCTGCTCGCCTACTTCGACGAGGAGTCCGCGCCCTGCGGCAACTGCGACACCTGCCTGGAGCCGCCGGAGACCTGGGACGGCACCGTCGCGGCGCAGAAGCTGCTGTCCACGGTGCTGCGGCTGCAGCGCGAGCGGGGCCAGGCCTTCGGCGCCGGGCAGTCGGTCGACATCCTGCTGGGGAAGACGACGCCCAAGGTCACCCAGCAGGGCCACGACGGGCTGAGCACCTTCGGCATCGGCACCGAGCTCACCGACGCCGGCTGGCGCGGGGTCGTGCGCCAGCTGCTCGCGCAGGGGCTGCTCGCGGTGCAGGGGGAGTACGGCGTGCTCGCGCTCACCGAGGGCAGCGGGCAGGTGCTGCGGGGCGAGCGGCAGGTGCTGCTCCGGCGCGAGCAGCCCCGGCCCGCCTCCCGCAGCCGCCGGTCCGCCTCGGCCGCCGCCGACCTGCCGGCCGAGGTGCAGACGGTGTTCGAGCGGCTGCGCGCCTGGCGCGCCGCTGCCGCCAAGGAGCGCGGCGTGCCCGCGTACGTCATCTTCCACGACGCCACGCTGCGGCAGGTCGCCCTCGACGCGCCCGCGTCGCTGGCCGAGCTGGGCCGGGTGAGCGGCGTGGGCGAGACCAAGCTCGCGACCTACGGCGAGGGCGTGCTCGCCGCGGTCGCGGGGGACGACCCGGCCTGA
- a CDS encoding GH1 family beta-glucosidase produces MSAPTAQAVHPGGPDGPGRSVDLAAVSRTGPDDDYRGRGLVLPPGFVLGSATAAYQVEGGAHEGGRGPSIWDTFSRTPGKVWGGDTGDVAADQYHRLDQDLDLMASLGLHAYRFSVAWSRVQPTGRGPANPEGLAFYDRLVDGLLARGITPVATLYHWDLPQALEDEGGWPVRATAEAFADYAALLGTALGDRVGTWTTMNEPWCSAYLGYGSGAHAPGRTEPAAALAAVHHLNLGHGLAVQALRAASTGTPEYSVTLNMHVFRGEGEGAADAVRLVDGLANRVFLQPLLEGGYPEDVVAATAALTDWSFVRDGDAATVRQPLDVLGVNYYATTRVRRWDGTGPRLMADGHKDMGGTPWPGADHVEFLPQPGPHTDMGWNIEPAGLEEVLVDLAARYPGLPLMVTENGAAFADEVVEDPTAPGGRAVHDVERVDYLRRHVTACHRALARGVDLRGYLVWSLLDNFEWGYGYSKRFGIVRVDYETQERLPKDSARWFSELARTGTVPA; encoded by the coding sequence ATGAGCGCCCCCACGGCCCAGGCCGTGCACCCCGGCGGCCCGGACGGCCCCGGCCGCTCGGTCGACCTGGCCGCGGTCTCCCGGACCGGCCCGGACGACGACTACCGCGGGCGAGGGCTCGTCCTCCCGCCGGGCTTCGTGCTCGGCTCGGCCACCGCCGCCTACCAGGTGGAGGGCGGCGCGCACGAGGGCGGGCGGGGACCCAGCATCTGGGACACCTTCAGCCGCACGCCGGGCAAGGTGTGGGGCGGGGACACCGGGGACGTCGCCGCCGACCAGTACCACCGGCTCGACCAGGACCTCGACCTCATGGCCTCGCTCGGGCTGCACGCCTACCGCTTCTCGGTGGCCTGGTCGCGGGTGCAGCCGACCGGCAGGGGGCCCGCCAACCCCGAGGGCCTGGCGTTCTACGACCGGCTCGTCGACGGGCTGCTCGCCCGCGGCATCACCCCGGTCGCGACGCTGTACCACTGGGACCTGCCGCAGGCGCTGGAGGACGAGGGCGGCTGGCCCGTGCGCGCGACCGCCGAGGCGTTCGCGGACTACGCGGCGCTGCTCGGCACCGCCCTGGGCGACCGGGTCGGCACCTGGACGACGATGAACGAGCCGTGGTGCTCGGCGTACCTCGGCTACGGCTCGGGCGCGCACGCGCCGGGGCGCACCGAGCCGGCCGCGGCGCTGGCCGCCGTCCACCACCTCAACCTGGGCCACGGGCTCGCGGTGCAGGCGCTGCGGGCGGCGTCGACGGGCACCCCGGAGTACTCGGTCACCCTCAACATGCACGTCTTCCGGGGCGAGGGCGAGGGGGCCGCCGACGCGGTCCGGCTCGTCGACGGGCTCGCCAACCGCGTGTTCCTCCAGCCGCTGCTCGAGGGCGGCTACCCCGAGGACGTCGTGGCGGCCACGGCGGCGCTGACCGACTGGTCGTTCGTCCGCGACGGCGACGCGGCGACGGTCCGGCAGCCCCTGGACGTGCTGGGCGTCAACTACTACGCGACCACCCGGGTCCGTCGCTGGGACGGCACGGGACCGCGCCTCATGGCCGACGGGCACAAGGACATGGGCGGCACGCCGTGGCCCGGCGCCGACCACGTGGAGTTCCTGCCGCAGCCGGGGCCGCACACCGACATGGGGTGGAACATCGAGCCCGCCGGGCTCGAGGAGGTGCTCGTCGACCTCGCCGCCCGGTACCCGGGCCTGCCGCTCATGGTCACCGAGAACGGGGCGGCCTTCGCCGACGAGGTCGTCGAGGACCCCACGGCGCCGGGCGGCCGCGCCGTGCACGACGTGGAGCGCGTGGACTACCTGCGCCGCCACGTCACGGCGTGCCACCGGGCGCTGGCGCGCGGCGTCGACCTGCGCGGGTACCTCGTGTGGTCGCTGCTGGACAACTTCGAGTGGGGCTACGGGTACTCCAAGCGCTTCGGCATCGTCCGGGTCGACTACGAGACCCAGGAGCGGCTGCCCAAGGACAGCGCCCGCTGGTTCTCCGAGCTCGCGCGCACCGGGACCGTCCCGGCCTGA
- the yicI gene encoding alpha-xylosidase — MKFTDGFWHTRPGVDAQLAREARHVEARHAPGGDRLVVQAPTRVIAGRGDTLNRPVLTVTLSSPLEGVVRVRIEHHRGTPASPGFDLVGAEKGHGSAWVDGGEGVLETGGLTARVRLGAPWDLRFEHDGRVLTRSGEKSVGWMGLDDGAPVAAEPAGVAGVSTTGLAPARSYVRAQLSLGVGELVYGLGERFGPLVKNGQAVDVWNADGGTSSEQSYKNVPFYLTNRGYGVLVNHPEHVSFEVGSEAVEQVQFSVPGETLEYLVVAGPTPREVLQRYTRLTGRPARVPAWSYGLWLSTSFTTDYDEETVNAFIDGMAERDLPLSVFHFDCFWMREFRWTDFRWDPDTFPDPEGMLARLHGRGLRVSAWLNPYIAQASPLFDEAHEAGYLVRRADGSTWQWDMWQAGMALVDFTHPDATAWYQDKVRGLLAQGVDAVKTDFGERVPTDVVWHDGTDPGVMHNWYAQLYNQAVFDVLQEVRGEGEAVLFARSATAGGQRLPVHWGGDSSSSFESMAESLRGGLSLAMSGFGFWSHDIGGFEGDPDPAVFKRWLAFGLLSSHSRLHGSQSYRVPWAFDDGTEEPGQSAVEVARTFTTLKLRLMPYLFQVGLAAHEHGLPFMRPMQLEFAGDPAVDHLDRQYMLGPDLLVAPVMSADGEVTYYLPAGRWTNLLTDEVVTGGSWRTERHGFDSAPLWVHEGAVLVTGSRSDTPDYDYADGALVTVHPGEGDRAVVVTHPTTGAVTTFRVARDASGATVTAEPPVAFRARLVGGAEVPATAGTARLEA, encoded by the coding sequence GTGAAGTTCACCGACGGGTTCTGGCACACCCGGCCGGGCGTCGACGCCCAGCTCGCCCGCGAGGCGCGCCACGTCGAGGCCCGCCACGCCCCCGGCGGGGACCGGCTGGTCGTCCAGGCACCCACCCGCGTCATCGCCGGACGCGGCGACACCCTCAACCGGCCGGTGCTCACGGTCACCCTGTCCAGCCCGCTCGAGGGCGTGGTCAGGGTCCGGATCGAGCACCACCGCGGCACGCCCGCCTCGCCCGGCTTCGACCTGGTCGGCGCCGAGAAGGGCCACGGCAGCGCCTGGGTGGACGGGGGCGAGGGCGTCCTGGAGACCGGGGGCCTCACCGCCCGGGTCCGGCTCGGCGCGCCGTGGGACCTGCGCTTCGAGCACGACGGGCGCGTCCTCACCCGCAGCGGCGAGAAGTCCGTCGGGTGGATGGGCCTGGACGACGGTGCCCCCGTCGCGGCCGAGCCCGCCGGCGTCGCCGGGGTGAGCACCACGGGCCTGGCGCCGGCCCGCTCCTACGTCCGCGCCCAGCTGTCCCTCGGCGTGGGCGAGCTCGTCTACGGCCTCGGCGAGCGCTTCGGCCCGCTGGTGAAGAACGGCCAGGCGGTCGACGTGTGGAACGCCGACGGCGGCACGTCCAGCGAGCAGTCGTACAAGAACGTGCCGTTCTACCTCACCAACCGCGGCTACGGCGTCCTCGTCAACCACCCCGAGCACGTCTCGTTCGAGGTGGGCAGCGAGGCCGTCGAGCAGGTCCAGTTCAGCGTGCCGGGGGAGACCCTGGAGTACCTCGTCGTCGCCGGGCCCACCCCCCGGGAGGTGCTGCAGCGCTACACCCGCCTCACCGGGCGCCCGGCGCGGGTGCCGGCCTGGAGCTACGGGCTGTGGCTGTCGACGTCGTTCACCACCGACTACGACGAGGAGACGGTCAACGCCTTCATCGACGGGATGGCCGAGCGGGACCTGCCGCTGTCGGTGTTCCACTTCGACTGCTTCTGGATGCGCGAGTTCCGCTGGACCGACTTCCGCTGGGACCCCGACACGTTCCCGGACCCCGAGGGCATGCTCGCCCGCCTGCACGGGCGCGGCCTGCGGGTGAGCGCCTGGCTGAACCCCTACATCGCGCAGGCGTCGCCGCTGTTCGACGAGGCGCACGAGGCGGGGTACCTGGTCCGCCGCGCCGACGGCAGCACCTGGCAGTGGGACATGTGGCAGGCCGGCATGGCCCTGGTCGACTTCACCCACCCGGACGCGACCGCCTGGTACCAGGACAAGGTCCGCGGCCTGCTGGCGCAGGGCGTCGACGCGGTGAAGACCGACTTCGGCGAGCGGGTGCCCACCGACGTCGTCTGGCACGACGGCACCGACCCCGGCGTCATGCACAACTGGTACGCCCAGCTGTACAACCAGGCCGTCTTCGACGTGCTGCAGGAGGTCCGCGGCGAGGGCGAGGCCGTGCTGTTCGCGCGCTCGGCGACCGCCGGGGGCCAGCGCCTGCCCGTGCACTGGGGCGGCGACAGCTCCAGCTCCTTCGAGTCCATGGCCGAGAGCCTGCGCGGCGGCCTCAGCCTGGCGATGAGCGGCTTCGGCTTCTGGAGCCACGACATCGGCGGCTTCGAGGGCGACCCCGACCCGGCGGTGTTCAAGCGCTGGCTGGCCTTCGGGCTGCTGTCGAGCCACTCCCGGCTGCACGGCTCCCAGAGCTACCGCGTGCCGTGGGCGTTCGACGACGGCACCGAGGAGCCCGGGCAGTCCGCGGTCGAGGTGGCCCGCACCTTCACCACGCTCAAGCTCCGCCTCATGCCGTACCTGTTCCAGGTGGGCCTCGCCGCCCACGAGCACGGCCTGCCGTTCATGCGGCCCATGCAGCTGGAGTTCGCGGGCGACCCCGCCGTGGACCACCTGGACCGGCAGTACATGCTCGGCCCGGACCTGCTGGTCGCCCCGGTCATGTCCGCCGACGGCGAGGTGACCTACTACCTGCCGGCCGGGCGCTGGACGAACCTGCTCACCGACGAGGTGGTCACGGGCGGCAGCTGGCGTACCGAACGCCACGGCTTCGACTCCGCGCCGCTGTGGGTGCACGAGGGGGCGGTGCTCGTCACCGGTTCCCGCTCCGACACCCCGGACTACGACTACGCCGACGGTGCGCTCGTCACCGTCCACCCCGGCGAGGGCGACCGCGCGGTGGTCGTCACCCACCCGACCACCGGCGCGGTGACGACGTTCCGGGTCGCCCGCGACGCCTCGGGCGCCACCGTCACCGCCGAGCCGCCGGTCGCCTTCCGGGCACGCCTCGTGGGCGGGGCCGAGGTGCCTGCCACCGCCGGCACCGCCAGGCTCGAGGCATGA